Part of the Zingiber officinale cultivar Zhangliang chromosome 8A, Zo_v1.1, whole genome shotgun sequence genome, cccttacggatcctaactagttagaccaagattttatactaagttcagttgataggactatttgaaaaatctcaaaGGTATGTGTACTCTAATGATatctaggtgactcaccatagcccagaagtttatctagagAATGCTTGTTTATTgagtccaaagctaaacctgaatctaacacaaagttaaaccaaactcggaaattgaacttaactcatctcacaaaaattatagaatttcttgattgaaaacttagatcaggGGAGATGATTAAGgaccaaaattaaattcaaataaattgaattaattaaattaaatttaaataaatttaattaaattaaaattaaatcaaaataaattaaaataaaataaatcaaattatattaaattcaaaattcaatttcaaattattttttaaaaaacttaaaaattactttaaaaattattttaactttaaaattattctaaaaattattttaacttaaaaattactttaaaaaattattttaactttaaaattattctaaaaattattttgaaaaattattttaacttaaaaattactttaaaaattattttaacttaaaaattattttaacttaaaaattattttaaaaattattttaactttaaaaattattttaactttaaaattattctaaaaaatattttaaaaattattttaacttaaaaaaattattttaactttaaaatttttctaaaaattattttagaaaattattttaactttaaatttaatctaaaaattattttaaattattttagattaaaagttattttaaaaaaataattttaacttaagagttatttaaaaaaaatgaagacgCCCCAAGAGGGCACACCTCCAGCATGGAAAGATGGCGCCATCAGGAGCGGCGGAAAAAGTCCCGCCAATgcggtggaaggcaccttccacaaatagaaggcaccttccataaccCATGGAGAGCACCCTCCATATTTATAGGAGGCGCCCTTAGGCTGGTTTTTTCCAGCGAACAGAGGCTTCTTTGTTCGTCGTTTTCCATGAAAAATACCAcaccaaggcgccttctagctCAGGTTTCTCGTCTTCATCCTTCTCAAAACCATaagatgcctcctaggtatactttAACTTAGTATATTGCTTCAATGTCTAGATTATATGCATTTTTCTTGCATTTTTGTATTTATCtgcttgtaaaaaaaattattattaggaaataaagACATGTTGCTCCTATTTCTAGTAATGCCCCATCTACTGACGCTAGATTTCCTACTGAGTGGCATAGGATAGATTTTACTAGCCATTCATATGTTCCattaaaatgtagatatttgagtaGACCTTTCTTTACTCAGTACTATACCCCCATTATAAAGTAATTGAGCATTACCGGTTAGACAGGCTGGTTTACTGTAGTCATGAAGTAAATCACGATTTGTGTGatcaattttataataatttagaaaaaataGATGACCTGacttactccaccagagttggtgaaAAGGATTTCCAGTTTTCTCCTATCCTACTACgtaccaccctaggacttaggacATCTACATGTccatttttgtgttaccctagtagggatatGTCATTTGGCGAGCCCTACTatcatattacattagatacgctacatgtatttttttggggaggagagagcACCTGTAGTGATTGACTTTAGGTCGctctctcttagggtccaggactatatCCTGTATCGAGTCCTGACTATTTTGTCGATCACATCTCGCAACGTTGCAATGATGCGTCTTTCACACTCTTTCTTTTTATATGCCCTATGTCAGCATTTAGATATAGACATTACATTGTATATGTTCTATAATATCATTCATGAATCCGGTTTTGTCACTAGACTTGAGGTCCacatgccttattgtcatattttcACATATCTCTTTTCGACCTTAGAGATAGACATGACCCAGGGAAGGATTGCTTCCCTTAGTGCATATGACAAGTTTGGTCAGCGTCAACTAGCATTAGTACATATAGACATTACCGCTAAGGGGATCCTAACCTAGAGAGGTGGGCCGTAGCCGCTGCTCCAGTCGAGGATGAGTTTTTTTGTTCCAATtaagggagaggagtggctagagtTCATGGCTGAGGAGATCTTTGAGCATCCTCCTTCTCTAGCACAACCCTCGAGTTTGACTCAGCCCTCGACTTCAGTGTCCATCGAGGATCGACTTGCTCGTCTCAAGGAGTCTTCCGCGCAGATTCGACAGTCAGTCTCGGATGGTTTCAGCGCACTCCGAGAGGAGATGACCTCCGGATTCACTGCTCTTCGAGATGACATGACTACCAGATTTGAACAGATTCTTCAGGATTTGCACGCTCCCGagcgaccaccaccaccacctgctGACGATGATCAGACCTGATTATATTACCTACATTTTTATGCATTGTATATGACTTGACTCACAATTTCCAGTTAGTTTTTCTTTTTTAGTCTGATTGTTAAAATTGGGAATATGCTTAATAGACTATGAcctttactttcaaaattattttcaaaaattttctttaaaattctaggataaaacttttgtattcatatttctcaaaatttcctatttttagaattttcaaaatcagttttagccttagtaTTGATCAAATCCTTAGAATGCATGCTCCTATAGGtctagaacttgagcatctcaccaatacAGTAGGACTACCTTGCTTGTATATTactaaacttagaaaggggtgagatgcataggcagattacttggacttaagatacttatatcagtgtatcaatacaagtctgggcgttaaaaaccacACTAATAATAATCAGGTTAAGTTGTTCGGCTTAGCCAAACACTGATTAAATCAACtaaacttaacctgactaatcaagtgaacactgctatcttctgatagttagtaactAATAGTTAGACAGTTaagaatgttggtgcaaccttaggtcaaggttgacctgggtgacccgactcgagttgacctgactcgaggtgtattttgatgtttgacaataatagagaaggtatattttgatgtttgacaagaatagagaagttgtattttgatgtttgacaagaataggaacttgggggattgtgggtgcaacctttggtcaaggttgacctggttgacccgacttgagttgacctgattcgggaaaagtccaagtatggagacttggcacggaaaagtccaagcagggagcttggcatgggaaaagtccaagtagggagtttggcacggggaaaaatccaagtatggaagcttggcatgggaggtcggagagggctcggtagctcgttctctgaactggatggagtcggagagggctcggtagctcgttctccggactaggtcagagagggctcggcaactcgttctctggaccggacgttgaagtcggagagggcttggtagctcgttttccggactaggtcagagagggatcggtagctcgttctctggaccggacgaagttggagagggttcggtagctcgttctctggactaggtcagagagggctcggtagcttgttctctggaccggacgaagtcggagagggctcggtagctcgttctctggaccggacgtggaagtcggagagggctcggtagctcgttctccggactaggtcagagagggctcggtagctcgttctctagatcaggaaggctttaggtttaaggctgggaaattggatcggtctgcagaccgatccagtgatacactgggtcatctgatcgatctggtgaccgatcagtaaccaaacagattgggagaaggaattgcctgatcggtccacagaccgatcatgtgagagttgggatcgatctggggaccgatcagcctagggcctgatcggtccacagaccgatcagagatcgcggcaacaactctctgtgagagttgggatcggtctggggaccgatcagcctagggcctgatcggtcccctgaccgatcagagccATCCTGGACCGATAAAAACAACAACATCAATAATATTCTATAGGCCTCATCTATTATATAAATCTACTCTATAAATAATCTTTGGCCTAGAAATGGATCAAGGACTGATCTAGAGATCTAACTACGCGAGGGCCAACCAGATGCTTCACGAAAGTAACTTCCCTTTTGAATCTCGGTAAAATCGAGATAACTAATCTCCTTTATGTGTTAATCATTATTCCAAAGATTAGTAGCCGTCTATGATTTATCTTCTTCGTGTTGACTTTGAGATGAATTGATGAAGACGCTGGAACGAACATATTCATCTTTTTAGGGATTTTTACCCTAAAGAAAGCAACACGAGAAGCACGCGAATTGGCCCGACGCCAGCTCCTCCTCACTCCGCCTTCTATAAAATGGCCACCGGCAAGCTGATTCTTCAAGGTCCCACAGCCACATGGCAGACGCCAGAAGCAACCGCAGCCACCACATCGTCTTCGTTCACGGCGTCTCCCACGGCGCCTGGTGTTGGTACAAGCTCATCTCCCTTCTCGGCTCCGCCGGGCACCGAGTCACCGCGCTTGATCTCGCCGCTTCCGGCATCGACGAGCGCCGCTTCTCCGACCTCAGGAACTTCGCCGACTACAACCAGCCCCTGATCGACCTCCTGGCCGCGCTGCCCCAGGGCGAGCGCATCGTCCTCGTCAGCCATACCCTCGGGGGTCTCAACATCGCCTTCGCCATGGACAGGTTCCCACACAAGGTCGCCGTCGGCGTCTTCGTCACTGCCTTCTTGCCCGACACCGTTCATCCTCCCTCGTAAAGAACCCCCCTCGGATGGAAGCTGAACGGAAGTAATGGAGGTGCTGTGAGGCGCTGTGAAATTGGATGAACTGCCGCTCCTTCTTGCTCTGCCGCCTGAACCCCAGTTGGAAGAAGCTATCGGAAGGGAGTCGGAAGTGGAGGTCACACCGGAGAAACCCTCTCCGGCGAGGTGAAGACTGCTGTCGCTCGCCGCCGaaatctaagaaggagaagaactgtGGAAGAGCCGGCAGTGGAAATCAATGGCCGGCAGATGGAGGAAGTGAGGGGAAGCTCCGACAGGCGGCTGTGAAGAGGTGGAGGAGAAGTCCGGCTGGAGGCGATGAATGATGAGAAGTGGCCGCCGGCCGTTGGTGAAGGAGGAAGAGACAAAGGGCGGTGGCGTCGCGAGCCCTAGCTCGAGGAGAAGTCGCGAACAGAGAAGACCCCGTGGGTATTGTGCCGTGCGAAGAATAGAGGGTTTTTCTCCTCGGCCGTCCGATTTGATGAAGATGGATCCTGACCATTTGATTAAAGTGATGAAAGGAATGTACATCTGAGCTGTTCATTTTGAGATTAAATTGAGGTTGATTTACTCTTTAGATTTAACGGTTAACATAGTTTCAAATTTGGATGGAGGGTTGAATggcttagatctgaatgaaggaaCGAGATCTCTCTAGATCTGGATCAACGGTTCATATTAATTCTACTTGATCTCCCTCATTTGACTTCCAAATCAAGTTAAATTTGATCCGACTCGACTCCAATCGATGACTCTTTTGATTTCCTACAAATCCATaataaaaacatgagattaaatACCACAATGTGtagaaaatttacaattaagtctaaAATAGATCCTACTAACAAAACATAATATAAATACACAATTAAGCATGCGAGAAAATAAAAATTCTAAGAATAAGAGTCAAAATAATGCAAAAATTGCTAGTTATCATTGCCCTCTTCCAGAAATTCAACAACAGCAAAACTATAGTATTTTGCAGCTCTTTTTTTACTAGTGGTCATTGTTTTAGAAAATTTGATTAGTCGTATAATTAAAGATGTTTCAATAAATTGGCAACCAAATTCAACATTCGATATCTCCCCGTCGAGTTTGTCGAGGGTGATGACAACAAAGATAGTGATGACAACAAAAATAGCAGTCGAGGATATTAATTAGAAATTGGTTTCAATTATTGATAACTTACTATGTTTGGATTGCATTCACATCCATTTTTCATATATTATCTTGACAATATgtataaataaatttgttaactATGACAATCATCAATAATAAATAAgcaattatctttctttattctttcttttctatgatattaattataaattaatttcaattattgATAATTTACTATGTTTGGATTGCATTCACATCCATTTTTCATATATTATCTTGACAATATGTATAAATAGACTTGTTAGCTATGACAATCATCAATAATAAACAAGCAAttgtcttttctttattctttcttTTCTATATTTATGTGCTCCGATTCTATATTTTAACATAGTATCAAAGTCATGATCTGTTGCACCttacttttttcctttcttttccccttttctCTTTCACACACATAGCAAGCCCCACCACCATATGCACACCGATCTCTTCTAGTAATAGCAAGTCCAACATCTTCCCCTGCAACCTTCACTCTCTCTTTTCAACAAGGAACAACAACATACCTTCCTCTTCTCCATCCTAGTAGGCCTCCTTTCCATCATTCCTTAGCTCTTCTATCTTCTTTTCTATTCTTTTAATATTATTtctctctttttaaaaaattttctatagtgaactgttgtttttttttcttccttcaaaaaaaaaaaaccaaaacaaTTGCCGTCACCTCCTCATTCCTCACTGTTCTCTTACTTCCTcttcttaatttatttttctcctttccctcttcttctttatTCGTTTTCTTTTCCCAAGAGTAATAcgaattgattttttttccttcttctctcACCCACAACAGAAATTTTTTCCCCCTTATCATCTCCCTCTCGCCATGATCCTTCATCATGGTTGGCATGAAGAATTTGCCTGTGCTTTCCTTGTTGCAGCCATTTCCATCATCACAACCCTAGCTCATGAAGGCCACAATCACGGTGCCCTAGCCCCATTGTCACTGGAGCCAGTCCAATGTTCACAATCATGCACAACTTCCTTCTCTTTCAGTCCAATGTTCAGTCCAATGTTCTCCTCTTCCTGTTTTCTAGCAATATGAGTAGTAAGTCTCTTTGCCTTTCTCTTTTTCCAACAAGCAATAGGGTTGGTTCCCAgtctctttcttctcttcctcacGGCTGCATCATCAATTTAATTGCCATTTTTTTCTCCAGCAACAATATTTTCCTACCAACTTCCTTCTTCCTCAATTTCTTCCTCTTAATCTCTTTCTCCCTTAATTTTTCCAGTAACAACATCTTCCCACCAACTTCCTTCTTCGTCAATTTCAATTTCTTCCCCACCTcaatttcttcctctctttttctcccttaatgttttttttttcttcgagCATGCAGTACAGCTTGTTGCTGTTTTCTTTTCCTGCAATAGGTCAACAGTTCCACTCCTTTGAGCCACCGAAGCCaccaaaacaaacaaaaaaatatttatttcattccTCTACTTTGTTTGGATTGTCCTATGCCCTTCTAATTTTGGTTTAATTCCCcttctttttttctctcttttttactTTTAATTCTTCTCTACTACTATTTCTTTCACCTATTTAATTGAGCTTCTCAAATCATTCACATCCCCACTCTTCCCTACTTTCTAAGATCTTCATGTGGCAAAGCATCGATCGTCTTCCTTCAAATCAATTGTGAAGCTATTCAACCACGACATCTAAGCCAAAGAAGCACCGTTGAAATTTGTTCCTTCATCAACAGTAGCAAGCTTCAATCCCTCCTCAAAGCAGCAATTCTTCTTTTGTCACCTCCTCCCCATTCtttcaatatcaatctagaaaactTCTCTTCTCAATAGCAGTAGCacattccacttcttcttctttttatcttCCTCCGGTTTTTCCGTAGCAAGAGCAacatctcttttcttctccttcatTTCAAGGACAACAAGCTTCTTccctctttttattttcttctccctTTCATCTCCTTCTCCCTCTTCCTGTTCTTCCTCAGAGTCAACaaaccttctccttctcttcctcctctcctacTTTACAACAGCAGCCACATTATAGCTGCCTTTCCTCCATTAGGTGTTGTCTCTTTTTAACCATCTTCTAATCGGCCAAATAGCAAGGTTCTTTTTTCTCTCCAAGTTTTGCTCGGCACATAGCAATATATTTCCAAGAATGGCTGCTCTAGCAAATTCCAACCACCAGAATTGTAGCTTTGAATTACTGATGACTATATAGGTTTGTTAGCTATAACAATtatcaataataataaagaagcaattgtcttctttttatttttctcaattcttTCTTTTCTACGTTTATGTGCCCCGATTCTATTTCAACATGATATCATAGCCAAGAATTTTCACACGTTCCTCTTTCctttcttttccccttttctCTTCCACCCATGCAGCAGAAGCCCTACCACCATATGCACGCCAATCTCCTCTTCCCGTAAAAGCAAGTCCAACATCCTCCCCTGCAACCTTCactctctcttctccatcctagTAGACCTCCTCAAGGCGGCTTAAAGTTCTACGGGGCCTTAGGCGAAGAAAAAAAAAgtctttaataatattttttttaaaaaaaataattttttatcctttttttaTTTAGACTTGGGATTGACAACGgcgtatttaaattttttaaataattagatttaaaaattcacaccatgtaattttaatttgataataTTTCAAACTTCGATTATTACTGatacaaatatataaaaaaattctcatACAATTACTAATAATCTAGATTTGGATTCAAGGTTCATTCATTCCATAATTTATTTATGCATAATAATAAAGAACATTTCGAGGAAAAGAaagtgaaaaaaatattattgagTGAGATAGAAAAAGGATGTCTTCTTAGAGAACTAATGGTAAGAGAGGAAAAAATACATGGACATTAATGAGATAATGAATAGATGATGAACTAATTATAAAatgagatgaaaaaaaaaagaaagtagaTGTAAGGTCTTAAATAGTTAAATTGTAGCTCTAGATATAATTTTAACatcaaattataataattataattaatatgtaattaaATATAGTTGTCATTGGAATTAATTGAAGTGCACtataaaaatagaaacaacaaaatctaaaataaaatcgATTGCATTAGAAGCTAGCAAAATCTAAAGACAACTATAACGGAATTCGAAACAAGCCCAATCTAAGCAAAATCTGCATGCATGCATAATGCAACCTTGGAACTAGACAATATAACTATTAAAtgtaaatattaaataataaatctattcTTTAATTAATAATGGGCCCCAATTAAATTGGGGCTCTAGGCATAGGCCTTAGtggcctatgccttgagccgggCCTGGACCTCCTCCTTTCCAACGTGCCTTGCTCTTCTATCttcttttctattattttaatgttatttctcttttctttttttttttatttttctataatgcactgtcttttgttttccttaggaaaatttatcatttttctccCCTCTTTTCCCTTTCTTATGTATTTTTTCCTTTAAAAAGCCAAAACAATTGTCGTCATCTCCTCCTTTCTCGTCGTTCTCTTACTTCCTCTTCTTAAATtctctttctcctttcttctttcttctttcttctttcttttcttttcctttcttcattttCTTTACCCAAGAGTAATacgaatttttcttcttcttctctcaccCACAACTGTAGTTTTTCCCCCTTATCTTCTCCCTCTCGCCATGATCCTTCATCATGCTTGGAATGAAGAAGTTTGTCTGTGCTTTCCTTGTTGCATCCATCTCCATCATCATAACCCTAGCTCATGAAGGCCACGATCACGGTGCCCTAGCTCCATTGTCATCGGAGTCAGAACAAAGATTGAAAATTTTCTAGTCTTGGTGTAACTATAGATAGGGCATAAGAGAAGTTGATATGGACATTATTGTGTATGTACAATAACATAAGAAAAACTAGCCACCTAAAACAACATTAGAATGACAATCTTGACAATAAATATGcataatttctttttaatttgagGGATTAGATAATCAATCTCCACTTAAAGCAAATCTCATCTTCCAATAATTTGAACACTCAAATTACTGAGATTGACATCATCATGCAACCAGATCCGAAATGTTGTACATTCTAGGCACTCAAGCAAATAATTAGAACATAAAATCTTATTTCAAGAATTTGAACAATCAAATTATGAAGATTGCCGTCATCAAGCAACTAGATCCTAAATGTTGTAATTTTAGGCACGTGCAAACAATAGAAAGCAGTATGTTCTAATCTTTTTCTCTCTAATTGAAGAACTAAGCCGCGGGAGAAAATAAGAACCAAGCATGTTATCGAATCAATTTAGAATTCTCCAATAACTTTTTTAATCCTCGTAGGCAGTAATAAAAAGAAGCAACTCTAAAAAGGCAAAGATATTCAACAACCACAACCAAAAGTCTTGAAGCAGGAGTCCGTGATCTTCCCGGTCGCCTCGTCCACCCTGATCTGGAGCTCCATCACGTCGCCGCAGGCCGGGTCACCAACCAGCCACGTCGCCACCGTCAGGTTGTTATTGTCGAAAGTACCGACGTTACGGGGATTATCTTAGTGGTCCACCACCCTCTCATGGTAACCTCGCACCGCCATCAAGGCGGCGTGAAGTCTGCGCTCGGCAAACCCATGCCCTAACCCTAGAATCCTCTTCGCTGTGTAGCTGAGCATCTCGATTCTTGATCCGCGACCCTCTTGCTCCTCAGTTGACTCGGAGGCGTGGATTGAGGGAGGAAAGGAATCATCGAAGGGAAAAAAATCCTTACGGGGaatgaagagaaaagaaaaagaacataAGGGAAGAGAAAAGCGTCCCtcagaagaaagagagaaagagaaggaaacgGTAGGAAGGAGGGCACAATCAGCAAATGCCGCAGCTAGTTCGCTCCCAAATGCAGCAAACCTCGAACTAAAAAAAAAGAACAGAAAGATAAGGGAGACCTTGATGGAGTAGAATCGGGTGCACACCATGAGAGTCTCGTCTGGTGGAGCGCAGCGGCTTCAGAGTCAGTCCGGCCGATGGCCACTTGCCATTGCATTGCGGATGTGAGGTCGATTGTGGCGGATACAAGCTGGAGAAGCATCTGACGGTGCGGTGGGCCTGGAGGAGGAACACTTATGTAATATGCTTGATGTTCTTTCCTCTACCGCCTTTCCTCGTCTCGTCTCACAATAACTCCCCTCCACCGTTGTCATCCTCATCATTGACGGTGCGGTGGACCAATTAGGGTTCTCCTCCATCTTCATTACCATGGACATTCCGCAGCGGGTGTCCTTCCTCCACCAATCGAAAGAAGGCAACATCACTCCTCCGCCACTCAACCAAGACCCTACCTTTCTTGCAAAATCGTCTCCTTTTTGTTCTTCCCTTCACAAAACTCAGCTTAACAATAGGAATGCATCTTCTCTACTCTATGATCCAAAAGATGAATCCTGATGTTGTGCTCTCTTATCTCCCATAAATCATATAAATTATAGCTTAGGGTAAGCCTCTGCTACTTTGTCTCAACAAACGTGATCACAAAAATTCCAACGGGAATCAAAAACAGTTCAACACACCTCCCATTGATCCAAGAAAGAAAACAAGTcgcccccacgggcgggatcagccggttatgacatggattcttgcaacatgggtcaagaggtcgagggtctgcggcagcaaatgcgataacatcaatatctgtccgtgctaaacacctgagaccaccatgtcatagccgggcccgtattcaccgtgatttactccctctcatacttgtggggccggggtgagggggccgctgggttggcggttccaacctttgcaacaagaaagaaaacaagtccccccgcgggctggatcaaccggttaaggcgtggcatccttgcacaatgatgttggttgctactcggaaagcctagaggttccactgtacacaaattttgtacaaaggtctgaaccttttcctagctaccatgtgttcttttaaattaaattttggatcgcctgcggaacttaacacgtttgatccaaaacttaatctatttgttcttttaggttttgacttggatctcctgcggaacttaacacgttcgacccaaatcaccttaagttattaattccattaaatattaatttccataattggttcccagtactgacgtggcgaggcacatggccttcttggatatgggagcaaccaccaccgactagacaaaaccttttatagaaaaataatatttaatttcctaaaataactttaggttaaccgaaaagaacaatcaaatcacaaggaaaaataaaacaaaagaacacaacttcgaaaaacatattcgaaatactagaatcgtaagcctcttgtatttggtattatttccaaaaataactagtatgatgcggaaaggaaaaatactagttataccttttagaaagacctcttgatattctaccgtattcatcttctaacctcggacgttgtgtgggcaacgaccttccgagatgagaaccaccaagcatcttcttcttccttctaggtttcggccaccaaaattctccaagagaagtagaggtccggccaccaccaccaagctccaagggatgcaagaaataaaacctcctttctctctttcttctcctagctagaaccggccaccatcaagagctccaagagggattgccgccggccacaagaagaagagaagaggaagaaactagggccggccaccaaggaggaaaagagaggaagaatagaatagagttgtttaccatgaagccttctctaccccctcttttataatccttggtcttggcaaataaggaaatttaattaaaaacttccttaattattttgccatgaaaaagaaaattttatttaattaaaaataatttcctttttacaaatacaatggccggccacaccattccac contains:
- the LOC122011946 gene encoding methylesterase 2-like, producing MADARSNRSHHIVFVHGVSHGAWCWYKLISLLGSAGHRVTALDLAASGIDERRFSDLRNFADYNQPLIDLLAALPQGERIVLVSHTLGGLNIAFAMDRFPHKVAVGVFVTAFLPDTVHPPS